The genomic DNA TTTTATGAGTTTACTTAACCCAACATGATTAAGTGCTTATCGTTGCCTGATAGACAATAGACATGACGTGAATAAAAGTACATTACACGTAACGTACTAACTCAATAAAAAAACTACGTATaatacaaaaacagaaagtgCCATTTGAAGAGCAACAACTTCATTTTCGAAGTTCAACATCACAGCCTAAAATATACATGTATACAATGATACAAACAATGGACATTTACATAAAATACGTTAGTCTAttataaacataaataaataacagaaccTTCaatattaacacatttaaataaataattccatAAACTTAAATAACAATGATGAAGGTCACAATTGTACGCGTCATAAGTGGCACTAATGCATTAATGCATTTGAACTTGTTCTCCTTTATGGAAACATCAACTATGCTATGTCTATAAAGCAGCTATATCATTTCGTTTACATCCATTCCTTCGTTCATCTGGGTTACCCAGCCTCACCAAAACGCAATACCAAACAGGCATTTTCTTCAAAATCATGGATAAGTAGGCTGTAGGATGCAGACTCCTTCTCTCCCCCATTTTTTTGTACTTTCTGGCAACTTTCATGTATCCCCGATTTCACCAGTGACATGTCACCCATATTTCTTTCTGGTCCCTCCATTCTCCTTGTCCAATTCTCCCATTTGAAAATGTATCTCACTAATTTCAACTAGACATCCAGAACGTGATTGAGATAGGAGATATAGCATATTGCAAGTCTYAGGATCTCGATCTTGGAGAGTTTCTTGTCAGGGGGAAGGGTTGGCAGCAACTTTCTCAGTTCAGCGAAGGCCACATTGAACGCTTCCACGCGGATCCTCTCGCGCGTGGCGTGGGCCGAGCGGTACTTGGCCGTCGCACGTCTCCtccgtctcttctcctccctYCTGAGGMTCGGTTGGGCCAGCGACCtcgtcttcccctccccctccattgGTTCGTCGGACAGGCACCCGACCTTGAGGTCGTTGAGCACCGACTCTGCGTCGGATTGTCCCCATCCGAGGTCGGAATCAGCTTGGTCTGGACTCAGCATCATTTTCAGTCTTTTCATATGTTTTTCAGTTCGTATCCAaaaagagctggagagagagatattattaattaatttagtaTAATGTTGTGAACACAATAATACTTTTTCGTTACCATTGGGGTTCAATATTGTGATTGGGAGTAGTTTTTGCATGGCTGTCTTGTTATGACCTGTCACAGGGGGTAGATGATAGYCAGACCATaatcataaaataaataattttagaTCAAGTGCCGAATACTTAGAAATGTGGTAGTCTTAATGGAAATTGCAAAAGCAACAGACAGTGATGGGAATACTGTAAATTATAATAGGTTTTTGTACTTCTATTTTCCCCAATGCATAATTTATTCTTCAATGATTTTTGTTATAGAGCATTAAATATTAAATCTAGGCCATTTTCTTTTCACTTAGGTGTCAGTTCTTATGATTTGTTTTGCAGCAAACATTGCATTTTTCAGAATATTAAAGCAAATTATGGTAAATATTGAGAGAAACCATGCTATTAAAATTAACATATTCCATATTCAAAGTCGTCCATCTGTCACAGTGAGACGAACACATCTGKTTGGCTCGAGCAGTATGACTTGACAGCACGGAACAACAACGAAAACAGGCTAAAATTGTTGACATCTGCTGGACATTGAATCCGGCCACacaaaatgttgttgtttcaACAATGCAAGGGAAAAATACGAGTTGTGTACTTTGTTGTAAATATGTAATACAGACCTAATAAAGAAACGGTCAATACctcatatgtatttttttatttgtcatttttctTAGGCCTACTCGTTAATTGGACACTTACCTTYACAAACAGTTGAGAGACACAACTGTCTGATGATTCTTGATAGCTGTTGGAGTAAACTCCAACTCCAAATTAACTCTGTGCTTCCCTTTGGTTTTTTTCACAAACCATCTTATTTAGTCCAATTCATTACAGGAATTATAGCCTACTGTTGACAGCCTTATAAAATGAATTGCTGTTTACTTTTGGAGATTTTGAACAGTCGAATCAACCATAAAATGTTGTTTATCTCAGAACCATCTAATTTCAAGTTGAGGTATATCACTTCGTTGGGAAGATGATAGTATAGAATCTATACTATCATCTAGATGATAGTATACTTAACGATTATGTGATAAATATTtctgaagataaaaaaaatattgtgcctTGTGAACACCCAGCTGGGAAACAATAGATTGTTGTGTCGATAAGATCTCGCTGAAAGTGCAGATGTTTGTCCGTTCTTGTTGATGGAGATGACCGTGATAAGAAAGGCCCCCGTGCACCGCGTGCCGAAAGATAAGCCGAAAGATAATCCCGTCCTTTCCACTTCTGTGTTTTCCGAACGTTCTCGGGTCCAGCACGCGGCTTCTATGAGAGATAAGATCCAAACCATCCCAACTAATAAAGGCTTACTTGAGAAACGGAGGGATGGAATATATTTGAGGAATGGTATTGTCTAACACCGCCCKctccctctcacctccctctctctactcacgCCCCTCAGCCCTCCAGTCGTCCCTCTGGGGTTAGTGTGCAAAGAGGAACCAGAGATGAGTACGATAATGGATAATTAGGACTttaaacatttagattttttccAGATTAATTCAAATTCTGAACTATACAATAAAACATGAAAATCTGCATATTTTTAATTAAATGAATATATAAGCAAATCAACgaaaaaataactattttattGAAACAACCAGTAAGATTGGTTCACATTATAAAAGGTGATTTATTAGGCCATTTATTTCACTTCGAGACTGAAACTACTTATTAGGCTATTAGACCTTAAATAATTATAATACATTGAGGTTGAAACATGTTAAGAAAACGTGACGTTCAGAGCAAGAGGTTCTTCATTAGAAGTCTAACATTAATGAATAAAATCAAAGAAATACACTGCATTTTGCTGATTTGTTGCTATGTGGTCCATATTTCCAACTAGGTTTTTATTTCGACAACTCAAGTCCGATTTCTGACCATTAGATTCTTCTACTATAAAAGACAGGGCCACCTCTATTCCAATCATAGACATAGAAACCAGATTCTAACATCGCCCCTCTGTTGTCAGCAGATGGAACGGTCTACAGTTTCCCTTCAACATCAGACCGCAGCATAATAACATACTAGATCTACAGCgtatccttctctttctcttctgttttTGGTTAAATGTATTTTGACATGATTATTATAGAAAAGAAAACTATCAATAGTCAAACACAGTTGTCAAACAATCAATGTTATAAGAGGATGACTGCCTGCCAGAAAAAAAACAACGTTGACCACCTACAAAATCAACACAAGTGAAGTCCCACTATAGAAGTGATCAATACACTGTCACAGTGAAGATGACCTCACATCATCTCTTGTGTCAATGGGATCAGAAGGATGGAGGAGCTGATACAACAGATAACAGTTATCAGTGAGTGGACGTCAAACAGGATGGAGGGGCTGATACAACAGATAACAGTTATCAGTGACATCAGTGAGTGGACGTCAAACAGGATGGAGGGGCTGATACAACAGATAACAGTTATCAGTGAGTGGACGTCAAACAGGATGGAGGGGCTGATACAACAGATAACAGTTATCAGTGAGTGGACGTCAAACAGGATGGAGGGGCTGATACAACAGATAACAGTTATCAGTGAGTGGACGTCAAACAGGATGGAGGGCTGATACACAGTAACAGTTATCAGTGAGTGGACGTCAAACAGGATGGAGGGCTGATACAACACGATAACAGTTATTCAGCTGACGTTGGACTCAACAGGATGTCTTGTTGGGATCTTTGTTCGTCTGATACAACAGACACAGTGTAATATACAGTCGATCACCTGTACTCGTGTGACTGTCTCTTACACAGCGATGTGCGGATTCGCTTGATTCACAATCATGATTAACTAGAATACTCTTCTCTTCTTTNNNNNNNNNNNNNNNNNNNNNNNNNNNNNNNNNNNNNNNNNNNNNNNNNNNNNNNNNNNNNNNNNNNNNNNNNNNNNNNNNNNNNNNNNNNNNNNNNNNNNNNNNNNNNNNNNNNNNNNNNNNNNNNNNNNNNNNNNNNNNNNNNNNNNNNNNNNNNNNNNNNNNNNNNNNNNNNNNNNNNNNNNNNNNNNNNNNNNNNNNNNNNNNNNNNNNNNNNNNNNNNNNNNNNNNNNNNNNNNNNNNNNNNNNNNNNNNNNNNNNNNNNNNNNNNNNNNNNNNNNNNNNNNNNNNNNNNNNNNNNNNNNNNNNNNNNNNNNNNNNNNNNNNNNNNNNNNNNNNNNNNNNNNNNNNNNNNNNNNNNNNNNNNNNNNNNNNNNNNNNNNNNNNNNNNNNNNNNNNNNNNNNNNNNNNNNNNNNNNNNNNNNNNNNNNNNNNNNNNNNNNNNNNNNNNNNNNNNNNNNNNNNNNNNNNNNNNNNNNNNNNNNNNNNNNNNNNNNNNNNNNNNNNNNNNNNNNNNNNNNNNNNNNNNNNNNNNNNNNNNNNNNNNNNNNNNNNNNNNNNNNNNNNNNNNNNNNNNNNNNNNNNNNNNNNNNNNNNNNNNNNNNNNNNNNNNNNNNNNNNNNNNNNNNNNNNNNNNNNNNNNNNNNNNNNNNNNNNNNNNNNNNNNNNNNNNNNNNNNNNNNNNNNNNNNNNNNNNNNNNNNNNNNNNNNNNNNNNNNNNNNNNNNNNNNNNNNNNNNNNNNNNNNNNNNNNNNNNNNNNNNNNNNNNNNNNNNNNNNNNNNNNNNNNNNNNNNNNNNNNNNNNNNNNNNNNNNNNNNNNNNNNNNNNNNNNNNNNNNNNNNNNNNNNNNNNNNNNNNNNNNNNNNNNNNNNNNNNNNNNNNNNNNNNNNNNNNNNNNNNNNNNNNNNNNNNNNNNNNNNNNNNNNNNNNNNNNNNNNNNNNNNNNNNNNNNNNNNNNNNNNNNNNNNNNNNNNNNNNNNNNNNNNNNNNNNNNNNNNNNNNNNNNNNNNNNNNNNNNNNNNNNNNNNNNNNNNNNNNNNNNNNNNNNNNNNNNNNNNNNNNNNNNNNNNNNNNNNNNNNNNNNNNNNNNNNNNNNNNNNNNNNNNNNNNNNNNNNNNNNNNNNNNNNNNNNNNNNNNNNNNNNNNNNNNNNNNNNNNNNNNNNNNNNNNNNNNNNNNNNNNNNNNNNNNNNNNNNNNNNNNNNNNNNNNNNNNNNNNNNNNNNNNNNNNNNNNNNNNNNNNNNNNNNNNNNNNNNNNNNNNNNNNNNNNNNNNNNNNNNNNNNNNNNNNNNNNNNNNNNNNNNNNNNNNNNNNNNNNNNNNNNNNNNNNNNNNNNNNNNNNNNNNNNNNNNNNNNNNNNNNNNNNNNNNNNNNNNNNNNNNNNNNNNNNNNNNNNNNNNNNNNNNNN from Salvelinus sp. IW2-2015 linkage group LG27, ASM291031v2, whole genome shotgun sequence includes the following:
- the LOC111953756 gene encoding helix-loop-helix protein 2 → MKRLKMMLSPDQADSDLGWGQSDAESVLNDLKVGCLSDEPMEGEGKTRSLAQPXLRREEKRRRRRATAKYRSAHATRERIRVEAFNVAFAELRKLLPTLPPDKKLSKIEILRLAICYISYLNHVLDV